The Arachis hypogaea cultivar Tifrunner chromosome 19, arahy.Tifrunner.gnm2.J5K5, whole genome shotgun sequence genome has a window encoding:
- the LOC112776787 gene encoding signal recognition particle 14 kDa protein isoform X1, whose translation MVLLQLDPFLNELTIMFERSTETGSVWVTLKRSSLKSKAVRNKMGAAGEAIDYKCLIRATNGKKTISTSVGTKDHQRFQASYATILKAHMTALKKRERKDKKKSAEADKREGTSKRPKKS comes from the exons ATG gtTCTTCTACAGCTAGATCCGTTTCTCAATGAACTCACCATCATGTTCGAGCGCAGCACCGAGACGGGCTCTGTTTGGGTTACACTTAAAcgat CATCCTTGAAGTCTAAAGCCGTGAGGAATAAAATGGGCGCAGCTGGTGAAGCGATTGACTATAAATGCCTTATTCGTGCCACCAATGGGAAGAAGACAATTTCTACATCA GTTGGAACAAAGGATCATCAGCGCTTTCAAGCTTCTTATGCAACTATATTAAAGGCCCACATGACTGCattgaagaagagagaaaggaaggaCAAGAAGAAATCTGCGGAGGCTGATAAGAGAGAAGGCACTTCAAAGAGACCTAAGAAATCTTAA
- the LOC112776786 gene encoding beta-carotene isomerase D27, chloroplastic: protein MKALGLVGARAPTGFTTSFHEPKQKRLRNNPFCVSCSSSSKTVQEQAKTVVLKSEYKPGVFDDFFLNLFRNKLVQEVGWDSQKPGYDGLIEVVNRLMKMGKTNSDTIEAAVRVLRALFPPFLLELYKIFIAPLGRGKIAAMMVARVTALTCQWLMGPCKVNSVELPDGTLCSSGVFVERCKYLEESKCVGICINTCKFPTQTFFKDHMGVPLLMEPNFADYSCQFKFGVLASPHEDDSVLKEPCLEICPNAAKRRTVARNIDVTTCPKT from the exons ATGAAAGCGTTAGGCCTTGTTGGTGCTCGTGCTCCAACGGGGTTTACAACTTCTTTCCACGAACCTAAGCAGAAGCGTCTTCGGAACAATCCGTTTTGCGTTTCTTGCTCTTCTTCGTCCAAAACG gTACAAGAACAAGCTAAAACTGTTGTTCTAAAATCTGAATACAAGCCCGGAGTGTTTGATGATTTTTTCCTCAATTTGTTCCGCAACAAATTGGTACAG GAGGTGGGATGGGACTCACAGAAACCTGGATATGATGGGcttatcgaagttgtgaaccgtCTAATGAAGATGGGTAAAACAAATTCTGATACCATAGAAGCAGCG GTACGAGTATTAAGGGCTCTGTTCCCTCCATTCCTTTTGGAGCTCTATAAAATCTTTATAGCTCCTTTGGGAAGGGGCAAAATTGCTGCTATGATGGTTG CAAGGGTCACTGCACTGACTTGTCAATGGCTCATGGGCCCATGCAAAGTCAATTCCGTAGAGTTACCGGATGGAACCTTATGTAGTAGTGGG GTGTTTGTGGAGAGATGTAAGTACTTGGAGGAAAGCAAGTGTGTTGGCATTTGCATTAACACTTGTAAGTTTCCAACTCAG ACGTTCTTCAAGGATCATATGGGAGTTCCATTACTTATGGAACCCAATTTTGCTGATTACAGCTGTCAG TTCAAATTCGGAGTTCTTGCTTCACCGCATGAGGACGATAGTGTCTTGAAGGAGCCTTGCTTGGAAATATGTCCGAATGCAGCAAAACGAAGAACAGTTGCCCGAAATATAGATGTAACTACGTGCCCGAAGACATAA
- the LOC112776787 gene encoding signal recognition particle 14 kDa protein isoform X2 translates to MNSPSCSSAAPRRALFGLHLNDVSSLKSKAVRNKMGAAGEAIDYKCLIRATNGKKTISTSVGTKDHQRFQASYATILKAHMTALKKRERKDKKKSAEADKREGTSKRPKKS, encoded by the exons ATGAACTCACCATCATGTTCGAGCGCAGCACCGAGACGGGCTCTGTTTGGGTTACACTTAAAcgatgtgt CATCCTTGAAGTCTAAAGCCGTGAGGAATAAAATGGGCGCAGCTGGTGAAGCGATTGACTATAAATGCCTTATTCGTGCCACCAATGGGAAGAAGACAATTTCTACATCA GTTGGAACAAAGGATCATCAGCGCTTTCAAGCTTCTTATGCAACTATATTAAAGGCCCACATGACTGCattgaagaagagagaaaggaaggaCAAGAAGAAATCTGCGGAGGCTGATAAGAGAGAAGGCACTTCAAAGAGACCTAAGAAATCTTAA